One window of the Pseudarthrobacter sp. ATCC 49987 genome contains the following:
- a CDS encoding response regulator has translation MSETGPIRILLVDDQPLLRMGFRLILEGEDDLRIVGEASDGAEAIRQVRDLGPDVVLMDVRMPVLDGIEATRAITASGAHTRIIILTTFDLDEYAFAGLQAGASAFLLKDVAPAELISAVRVVASGDAVVAPRITRRLLETYVRGSGAGGMAGGQSDPGGAPGPGSATTARPVKDPLLEDLTPRESEMLGAMAEGLSNAEIAHRYFLSEATVKTHVRRILTKLHLRDRVQAVVYAYETGLVVPSNPDY, from the coding sequence ATGAGCGAGACCGGACCGATCCGTATCCTGCTGGTGGATGACCAGCCGCTCCTGAGGATGGGCTTCCGCCTGATCCTGGAGGGCGAGGACGATCTGAGGATTGTGGGTGAGGCGTCCGACGGCGCCGAAGCCATCCGTCAGGTCCGCGACCTCGGGCCCGACGTCGTCCTGATGGACGTGCGGATGCCGGTGCTGGACGGGATCGAGGCCACGCGGGCCATCACGGCGTCCGGGGCCCACACCAGGATCATCATCCTCACCACTTTCGACCTTGACGAATACGCGTTCGCCGGGCTCCAGGCCGGCGCCTCGGCCTTCCTCCTCAAAGACGTGGCGCCCGCCGAACTGATTAGTGCCGTCCGGGTCGTGGCGAGCGGTGACGCGGTGGTGGCACCACGCATCACCCGGCGGCTGCTGGAAACGTATGTCCGGGGCAGCGGTGCCGGCGGCATGGCGGGCGGGCAGTCTGACCCCGGCGGCGCCCCTGGCCCGGGATCCGCCACCACGGCCCGGCCCGTCAAGGATCCGCTGCTGGAGGACCTCACCCCGCGCGAAAGCGAGATGCTCGGGGCGATGGCCGAGGGGCTCTCCAACGCCGAGATTGCGCACCGGTACTTCCTTTCCGAAGCCACCGTCAAGACACATGTGCGCCGGATCCTCACCAAGCTGCACCTGCGCGACCGGGTCCAGGCCGTGGTGTATGCCTACGAGACCGGTCTGGTGGTGCCCAGCAACCCGGACTACTGA
- a CDS encoding intradiol ring-cleavage dioxygenase: MSRRSLGMFLGAGTAAALAACTPGGSTAASSTAATAAGSAPASGTAATGTPSASASPTLTRAIAECGVEIPAETAGPYPGNGSNGPNVLAVSGVVRQDITSSFGTSSTKVDGVPLTVTLTLLDNANGCVPLAGAAVYAWHCDQDGKYSMYDAGLKNENYLRGVQEADANGQMTFQTIFPGAYSGRWPHIHFEVFESMDNATAAGQVLAVSQIALTDAACKEVYASAGYESSARNFPRTTLKSDNVFGDDGGIYQLATMAGSVSGGYSAGLNVTV, translated from the coding sequence ATGAGCCGCCGCTCGCTGGGCATGTTCCTCGGTGCCGGCACGGCCGCCGCCCTGGCAGCCTGCACCCCGGGCGGCTCCACGGCTGCGTCCTCCACGGCGGCAACGGCGGCAGGTTCGGCACCGGCATCCGGAACCGCCGCCACCGGCACGCCGTCAGCGTCCGCCTCGCCCACGCTGACCCGTGCGATCGCCGAGTGCGGCGTCGAAATCCCGGCGGAAACGGCCGGACCGTATCCCGGCAATGGCTCCAACGGCCCGAATGTACTGGCGGTTTCGGGTGTGGTCCGGCAGGACATCACGTCGAGCTTCGGCACCTCCAGTACCAAGGTCGACGGCGTACCGCTCACCGTCACGCTGACCCTGCTCGACAACGCCAACGGGTGCGTTCCCCTGGCCGGGGCCGCGGTCTATGCCTGGCACTGTGACCAGGACGGCAAGTACTCGATGTACGACGCCGGACTCAAGAACGAGAACTACCTCCGCGGCGTCCAGGAGGCGGACGCCAACGGCCAGATGACCTTCCAGACCATCTTCCCCGGCGCGTACAGCGGCCGGTGGCCGCACATCCACTTCGAAGTCTTCGAGTCCATGGACAACGCGACGGCCGCCGGGCAGGTCCTCGCCGTGTCGCAGATCGCCCTGACAGACGCCGCGTGCAAGGAGGTCTACGCCTCCGCCGGCTACGAATCCAGCGCCCGGAACTTCCCCCGGACCACGCTGAAATCGGACAATGTCTTCGGCGACGACGGCGGCATCTACCAGCTGGCCACCATGGCCGGGTCAGTGTCCGGCGGCTACTCGGCCGGCCTCAACGTGACCGTGTAG
- a CDS encoding M18 family aminopeptidase — translation MPSQPNAAAHIQDLGAYVTASPSSFHAVHEAARRLNGAGFAALDELQPWDEAAGAGKCYVIRDGAIIAWVTPETAGPTTGFNILGAHTDSPSFKLKPKPTTGRFGWLQAGVEVYGGPLLNSWLDRELQLAGRLVLRDGTQHLTATGPLLRFPQLAIHLDRAVNEGLALDKQQHMNPVYGLGDPAGEDLLGLLADRVAGADVDAAQIGGYDVVIADTQAPAVFGAKGEFFASGRLDNLSATHAGLTALIAHAAGPLPAGSPIAVLAAFDHEEIGSASRSGASGPILEDVLVRISDGLGASASQRRQAFAASFCVSADAGHAVHPNYAERHDPANRPALNGGPLLKINANQRYATDATGAAMWARLCADAGIPYQEFVSNNVMPCGSTIGPLTATRLGIRTVDVGVPLLSMHSARELCGVEDPYRLARVTERFFRTAA, via the coding sequence ATGCCTTCACAGCCCAACGCCGCAGCCCATATCCAGGATCTCGGCGCGTACGTCACCGCGTCGCCGTCGAGCTTCCACGCCGTCCACGAAGCAGCCCGCCGGCTGAACGGGGCGGGGTTCGCGGCCCTCGACGAGCTGCAGCCCTGGGACGAAGCCGCCGGGGCCGGGAAGTGCTACGTGATCCGCGACGGCGCGATCATCGCCTGGGTGACCCCGGAGACAGCCGGCCCCACCACCGGGTTCAACATCCTGGGCGCCCACACCGATTCGCCGTCGTTCAAGCTCAAGCCCAAACCCACCACGGGCAGGTTCGGCTGGCTGCAGGCCGGCGTCGAGGTCTATGGCGGACCGTTGCTCAACTCCTGGCTGGACCGCGAACTGCAGCTCGCCGGGCGCCTGGTGCTGCGGGACGGCACCCAGCACCTCACCGCCACCGGGCCGCTGCTGCGCTTCCCCCAGCTGGCCATCCACCTGGACCGGGCCGTGAACGAGGGGCTGGCCTTGGACAAGCAGCAGCACATGAACCCGGTCTACGGCCTGGGGGATCCGGCGGGCGAGGACCTCCTGGGCCTGCTGGCGGACCGGGTTGCCGGGGCGGACGTGGACGCTGCGCAGATCGGCGGCTACGACGTCGTCATCGCGGACACCCAGGCACCGGCCGTCTTCGGTGCGAAGGGCGAGTTCTTCGCCTCCGGGCGGCTGGACAACCTGTCGGCAACCCATGCCGGGCTCACCGCGCTGATCGCCCACGCGGCCGGGCCGCTGCCGGCCGGTTCACCGATTGCCGTGCTGGCCGCGTTCGATCATGAGGAAATCGGATCCGCCTCCAGATCCGGCGCGAGCGGGCCCATCCTCGAGGACGTGCTGGTGCGCATTTCCGACGGTCTGGGCGCCTCGGCGAGCCAGCGGCGGCAGGCCTTCGCGGCGTCGTTCTGTGTGTCCGCCGACGCCGGGCACGCCGTCCACCCGAACTACGCCGAACGGCACGATCCGGCCAACCGCCCGGCCCTAAATGGCGGCCCGCTGCTGAAGATCAACGCCAACCAGCGCTACGCCACGGATGCCACAGGCGCGGCCATGTGGGCGCGGCTGTGCGCGGACGCCGGCATCCCGTACCAGGAGTTCGTCTCCAACAACGTAATGCCCTGCGGCTCCACCATCGGTCCGCTGACCGCCACCCGGCTCGGCATCCGGACGGTCGACGTCGGCGTGCCCCTGCTTTCGATGCACTCGGCCCGTGAACTCTGCGGCGTCGAGGATCCTTACCGGCTCGCGAGGGTGACCGAACGGTTCTTCCGGACTGCGGCGTAG
- a CDS encoding glycosyltransferase, with translation MSPARPFRPPEGIKSSADVDHVLLTRFNLPSVGAESVVRAKDGWLRTRLELFRRYCFPSVLQQSDQNFNWIIYLDPQSPEWLVRSLDDLNIHGTFTPIYRAEVGRGELLEDLRAVSGARRRELMTTNLDNDDGLASDFVERLQAAGSDGTRTAIYLAHGLIRNGSALYLRRDRSNAFCSVREDWDAARTCWSDWHNLLGQSMNVRELAGAPAWLQVIHGSNVSNRTRGKRVSAAPYLGTFGRLLDGVDDVGRLDLMRDAALGRPRRIALDSGRSLLKHAAMTVVGKEGLDRLKAQWALRTAPQRDA, from the coding sequence ATGAGCCCAGCCCGGCCCTTCCGGCCGCCGGAAGGAATTAAGAGCAGCGCCGATGTAGATCACGTGCTGCTGACCAGATTCAACCTCCCATCGGTTGGGGCGGAGAGCGTTGTGCGGGCGAAGGATGGCTGGCTGCGTACGCGGCTGGAGCTGTTCCGCCGGTATTGCTTTCCATCAGTGCTGCAGCAGTCAGACCAGAACTTCAACTGGATCATCTACCTCGATCCCCAAAGCCCCGAATGGCTTGTCAGGTCGCTGGACGACCTCAATATCCACGGCACATTCACGCCCATCTACAGGGCCGAAGTCGGCCGCGGCGAACTTCTCGAGGATTTGCGGGCAGTGTCAGGAGCCCGACGCCGGGAGCTCATGACCACCAATCTGGACAACGACGACGGCCTCGCTTCGGACTTCGTTGAGCGCCTTCAGGCCGCCGGAAGCGACGGAACCCGCACGGCGATTTACCTGGCCCACGGTCTTATCCGCAATGGCAGCGCCCTTTACCTCCGCCGGGATCGGTCAAATGCTTTCTGCTCCGTCCGGGAAGACTGGGACGCCGCCCGGACCTGCTGGTCCGATTGGCACAATTTGCTTGGACAGTCGATGAACGTCAGGGAGCTCGCCGGCGCCCCGGCCTGGCTTCAGGTCATTCACGGTTCAAATGTCAGCAACCGGACCCGCGGGAAACGTGTTTCTGCCGCGCCTTATCTCGGCACGTTCGGACGCCTGCTGGACGGCGTCGATGACGTCGGCCGCCTTGACCTCATGAGGGACGCGGCGCTGGGGCGGCCACGCCGAATCGCGCTGGATTCCGGACGCTCCCTGCTGAAGCACGCTGCCATGACTGTGGTCGGCAAGGAGGGTCTCGACCGGCTCAAGGCGCAGTGGGCACTCCGCACGGCGCCGCAACGGGACGCTTAG
- a CDS encoding glycosyltransferase, protein MQLLEAVQDAGIPMLVIGPRTERDAETGRRLDAFLAAPNVTWLGELPAQELAPHLAEIGVGLTPYADTAFNRSSFPLKTLEYLASGMPVVASDLPAVRWLNTELVVIGSGPVEFANQVRRILDSPEEAGLGHLRRDVASLHTWHVRAAQFLGIIQGVTP, encoded by the coding sequence ATGCAGCTGCTCGAAGCCGTTCAGGACGCTGGAATCCCAATGCTCGTGATCGGCCCCCGCACCGAGCGCGACGCGGAAACGGGACGACGGCTCGATGCCTTCCTTGCCGCGCCCAACGTTACGTGGCTCGGCGAACTCCCCGCGCAGGAACTGGCGCCGCACCTGGCTGAGATCGGTGTGGGGTTGACCCCCTATGCGGACACGGCCTTCAACCGCTCCAGCTTTCCGCTCAAGACCTTGGAATATCTCGCCTCCGGAATGCCCGTCGTGGCGAGCGACCTGCCGGCAGTCCGCTGGCTCAACACCGAACTTGTCGTCATCGGATCCGGTCCTGTTGAATTCGCCAACCAGGTCCGGAGGATCCTGGACAGCCCCGAGGAGGCCGGCCTGGGACATCTGCGACGCGACGTCGCCTCCCTGCATACCTGGCACGTCAGGGCGGCCCAGTTTCTCGGGATAATTCAAGGAGTCACGCCATGA
- a CDS encoding glycosyltransferase has translation MKILVYPHDLGIGGSQLNAIELAAAVQRLGHEVIVFGRPGPLNRRIEESGLEFVPSPEPHHRPTPSVVKALVRLARERKIDVIHGYEWPPALEGLIASRRSPGTAAVATVMSMAVAPFIPKSMPILVGTQEIVTAEQEFGRTFAALLEPPVDLDANNPSLDVAEQEFRGKWDLDPAAYTVVLVTRLAKELKLEGILAAIDCVGMLSQELPIQLVIAGDGPARRLVENHAQAVNAARGRPVIVLTGELGDPRAAYAVADVALGMGGSALRAMAFAKPLIVQGEKGFWELLTPDSLPLFLEQGWYGVGPGTEDGAERLAHLLRGLLPDESCRRTLGGFGLSTVQERFSLTRGALVLENFYEQAIEAAGEVSIVQEVGALARFVEYELARRLRGVLGSPPADDFNSRPVAGRRQAGPAVEARTAGRATP, from the coding sequence ATGAAAATTCTCGTATACCCGCACGATCTGGGGATCGGCGGCAGCCAATTGAACGCCATCGAACTCGCGGCTGCGGTGCAGCGGCTGGGTCACGAGGTCATCGTCTTCGGACGTCCGGGGCCGCTGAACCGGCGCATCGAGGAGTCGGGGCTGGAGTTTGTTCCATCTCCGGAACCCCATCACAGGCCGACCCCCTCGGTGGTGAAGGCACTGGTTCGCCTTGCCCGGGAACGAAAGATCGACGTCATCCACGGCTACGAATGGCCGCCTGCGCTGGAAGGCCTCATTGCCTCCCGGCGGTCGCCAGGCACTGCGGCCGTGGCAACGGTGATGTCAATGGCCGTGGCACCGTTCATTCCCAAGTCGATGCCGATTCTGGTGGGCACCCAGGAGATCGTGACGGCGGAGCAGGAGTTCGGTCGGACCTTTGCCGCGCTTCTGGAACCGCCGGTGGACCTTGATGCCAACAATCCGTCGCTGGACGTCGCCGAACAGGAGTTCCGCGGTAAGTGGGACCTGGATCCGGCCGCCTACACGGTGGTTCTCGTGACGCGTCTGGCAAAAGAGCTCAAACTCGAGGGCATCCTGGCTGCGATCGACTGCGTGGGAATGCTCTCACAAGAACTCCCCATTCAACTTGTCATCGCCGGCGATGGTCCGGCACGGCGGCTCGTCGAAAACCACGCCCAGGCGGTCAACGCCGCAAGGGGTCGGCCGGTCATCGTGCTCACCGGAGAGCTCGGGGATCCCCGGGCGGCCTATGCCGTGGCTGATGTAGCCCTCGGGATGGGAGGGTCGGCGCTGCGGGCAATGGCCTTTGCAAAACCACTGATCGTTCAGGGCGAGAAAGGCTTCTGGGAACTCCTGACTCCGGACAGCCTTCCGCTCTTCCTTGAGCAGGGCTGGTACGGAGTCGGCCCCGGCACGGAGGACGGGGCCGAGCGGCTGGCACACCTGCTGCGCGGCCTGCTTCCGGACGAGTCCTGCCGCAGGACGCTGGGCGGCTTCGGTCTATCAACGGTTCAGGAACGGTTCTCGTTGACGCGCGGCGCCCTCGTACTGGAAAACTTCTACGAGCAGGCCATCGAAGCAGCCGGGGAAGTCAGCATCGTGCAGGAGGTGGGAGCTCTCGCCAGGTTTGTCGAATACGAACTGGCCAGAAGGCTGCGCGGGGTCCTGGGGTCACCTCCAGCTGACGATTTCAATTCCCGCCCGGTGGCGGGGCGCAGACAGGCGGGTCCTGCAGTTGAGGCCCGCACTGCAGGGCGGGCAACACCATGA
- a CDS encoding oligosaccharide flippase family protein has protein sequence MKAAIGTRMTGASNAFGWGLLNTVVSRLGTLGIGIVLARVLGPESFGTFAVAMVALMAVLSFNELGVSLAIVRWPEDPARIVPTVNTISVAGSTLFCTAAMAAAPVFTTAMGDPGATDVVRILILSVFVNGIVASPSALLQRDFREKERLWIDQANVWIGAVLSVVLALTGMGAMALAAGRLAGSLVSGVMFLAASPLPYRFGLDRSLLGPLLRFGLPLAGTSVIFFAIGYADQLTAGAVLGSTVLAFYVLAFNLSNWPVSIFAQPLRRVAPSAFSALQHNRPRMDSALEAIVVVLAAATLPVILFVAGIAVPLVEFVYGAAWVAAATAISWLVVAASCKVFCDLVYDYLVVLGKSGTVFTVQAGSLLVLVPALVAGASWGGLGGLAAAQAAVTGCVVLPLYLWKLRVNGLALRGILAKIRLPFAAGLVTGAAARILAMTVTDHLAALVTAGTIAALVTAGLLYLQRDRIKELRSIGKAATVEATV, from the coding sequence ATGAAGGCGGCCATCGGTACCCGGATGACCGGCGCCTCGAATGCTTTTGGCTGGGGTCTGCTCAATACTGTTGTCTCACGGCTCGGCACGCTCGGCATAGGAATAGTCCTGGCTCGCGTGCTGGGCCCCGAATCCTTTGGCACTTTTGCCGTCGCCATGGTCGCCCTCATGGCCGTACTGAGTTTCAACGAACTTGGTGTCTCCCTCGCAATTGTTCGTTGGCCCGAGGATCCAGCCAGGATCGTGCCCACGGTCAACACAATTTCCGTCGCCGGCAGCACTTTGTTCTGCACTGCCGCGATGGCCGCCGCTCCGGTCTTCACCACGGCAATGGGAGATCCAGGCGCCACCGATGTCGTGCGGATCCTGATTCTGAGTGTCTTCGTCAACGGGATTGTTGCCTCGCCGTCGGCCCTGCTGCAGCGCGACTTCAGGGAGAAGGAACGGCTGTGGATCGACCAAGCCAATGTCTGGATCGGCGCTGTCCTCTCCGTGGTGCTTGCCCTCACGGGGATGGGAGCCATGGCGCTGGCGGCAGGCAGGCTCGCGGGCAGTCTGGTCTCCGGGGTGATGTTTCTGGCGGCTTCACCATTGCCCTACCGGTTCGGACTGGACCGCTCGCTGCTTGGGCCCCTCTTGCGCTTCGGGCTGCCGCTGGCCGGGACAAGCGTCATCTTCTTCGCTATCGGCTATGCGGACCAACTCACGGCCGGGGCAGTTCTGGGGTCGACGGTCCTGGCGTTCTACGTGTTGGCTTTCAACCTCTCCAACTGGCCGGTGAGTATCTTCGCGCAACCGCTCCGCAGAGTGGCGCCCTCGGCCTTCTCCGCATTGCAGCACAACCGGCCACGCATGGATTCAGCCTTGGAGGCCATTGTGGTGGTGTTGGCAGCCGCCACGCTCCCGGTGATTCTCTTCGTGGCCGGAATCGCGGTGCCATTAGTGGAATTCGTCTACGGCGCGGCGTGGGTGGCGGCAGCGACCGCAATTTCCTGGCTCGTCGTCGCCGCGTCCTGCAAAGTATTCTGCGATCTCGTCTACGACTACCTCGTGGTCCTGGGCAAGTCCGGGACGGTCTTCACCGTGCAGGCCGGAAGCCTGCTGGTGTTGGTTCCCGCCCTCGTGGCCGGGGCCTCCTGGGGAGGGCTGGGTGGACTCGCTGCTGCACAGGCGGCCGTGACAGGATGCGTGGTTCTACCCCTGTACCTGTGGAAGTTACGGGTGAACGGGCTGGCCCTCAGGGGAATTTTGGCGAAGATCCGTTTACCCTTCGCAGCAGGTCTGGTTACGGGCGCAGCAGCGCGCATCCTGGCGATGACGGTCACCGATCACCTCGCAGCGCTTGTCACCGCCGGGACAATCGCGGCACTGGTGACAGCCGGGTTGTTGTACCTGCAACGGGACCGCATTAAAGAGCTCCGATCCATCGGAAAGGCCGCCACAGTGGAGGCGACAGTATGA
- a CDS encoding DUF1345 domain-containing protein, giving the protein MNTGSSFRRNARPIRRSRLRLAAMLLAGLLAATASGLAGHWVEAPAVGWGTASLTYVVWVWTAIGRFDPAETRAHATAEDPSRSITDLLILAANVASLGAVAAVVVDSHASDGGSRFGGGLLALASVALSWLLVQTLFTLRYAELYYSTGGKAGAGVGGIDFNQERRPQYTDFAYLATSLGMTYQVSDTALQNHGIRAEALKHSLLSYLFGTVILATTISLVIGLAF; this is encoded by the coding sequence ATGAACACGGGTTCCTCTTTCCGCCGCAACGCCCGGCCGATCCGGCGCAGCCGGCTGCGCCTGGCGGCAATGCTCCTCGCCGGGCTGCTCGCGGCCACGGCGTCCGGCCTGGCCGGGCACTGGGTGGAGGCTCCGGCTGTCGGCTGGGGCACGGCCTCGTTGACCTATGTTGTGTGGGTCTGGACGGCGATCGGTCGTTTCGACCCCGCCGAAACCCGGGCGCATGCCACCGCGGAGGACCCGTCCCGGAGTATCACCGACCTGCTGATTCTGGCGGCCAACGTCGCCAGCCTCGGCGCGGTGGCCGCCGTCGTCGTCGATTCCCATGCCAGCGACGGCGGGTCCCGTTTCGGCGGCGGGCTGCTGGCCCTGGCGTCGGTGGCCCTGTCCTGGCTGCTGGTGCAGACGCTCTTCACGCTGCGCTACGCCGAGCTCTACTACAGCACGGGCGGGAAGGCCGGGGCGGGAGTGGGTGGCATCGACTTCAACCAGGAACGCCGCCCGCAGTACACCGACTTCGCCTACCTCGCCACGAGCCTCGGCATGACCTACCAGGTTTCGGACACTGCCCTGCAGAACCATGGCATCCGGGCCGAAGCGCTCAAACACAGCCTGCTGTCCTACCTGTTTGGCACCGTCATCCTGGCCACGACCATCAGCCTTGTGATCGGCCTGGCCTTCTAA
- the rpsF gene encoding 30S ribosomal protein S6: MRPYELMVIIDPEVEERTVEPTLQKFLNVITTDGGTIEKVDIWGRRRLAYEIQKKSEGIYAVVNFTAEPATAKELDRQLSLNETIMRTKITRPEVQKVVAE, from the coding sequence ATGCGTCCTTACGAATTGATGGTAATCATCGACCCCGAGGTCGAAGAGCGTACCGTTGAGCCAACGCTTCAGAAGTTCCTGAACGTCATCACGACCGATGGTGGAACCATCGAAAAGGTTGACATCTGGGGCCGCCGTCGCCTGGCCTACGAAATCCAGAAGAAGTCTGAAGGTATCTACGCCGTGGTGAATTTCACCGCTGAGCCGGCTACCGCCAAGGAACTTGATCGCCAGTTGAGCCTCAATGAGACCATCATGCGCACCAAGATCACCCGCCCCGAAGTACAGAAGGTTGTTGCTGAGTAA